From Syngnathus scovelli strain Florida chromosome 14, RoL_Ssco_1.2, whole genome shotgun sequence, one genomic window encodes:
- the gpx2 gene encoding glutathione peroxidase 2, with protein MAFIAKTFYDLKATTLEGDMVDFNVYRGRVVLIENVASLUGTTGQDFNQLKQLQEKYPHRLVVLAFPCNQFGYQENCSNGEILNSLQHVRPGGGFQPNFTIFEKCDVNGENAHPVFAYLKEKLPYPDDDPNSLMHDPKFLVWNPISRTDISWNFEKFLIAPEGEPFKRYSRKFPTIAIEPDIQRLLKLTKT; from the exons ATGGCGTTCATCGCCAAGACCTTCTATGACTTGAAGGCCACAACGTTGGAGGGCGACATGGTGGACTTCAATGTGTATCGTGGGCGGGTGGTGCTGATAGAGAACGTGGCGTCGCTCTGAGGCACCACCGGCCAGGACTTCAACCAGCTCAAGCAGCTCCAAGAAAAGTACCCCCATCGACTGGTGGTCCTGGCCTTCCCCTGTAACCAGTTTGGGTATCAG GAAAACTGCAGCAATGGTGAGATCCTAAATTCCCTCCAACATGTCCGCCCAGGCGGTGGATTTCAGCCCAACTTCACCATCTTTGAGAAATGCGACGTCAATGGAGAAAATGCACATCCTGTCTTTGCTTATCTCAAAGAAAAACTCCCCTATCCCGACGATGACCCAAACTCCCTAATGCATGACCCCAAATTTCTGGTTTGGAatcccatcagcaggaccgacaTATCTTGGAACTTTGAGAAATTCCTCATAGCACCCGAGGGAGAGCCGTTTAAAAGATACAGCAGGAAGTTCCCCACTATTGCCATTGAGCCTGACATTCAACGATTGTTAAAATTAAccaaaacttaa
- the LOC125980424 gene encoding ras-related protein Rab-15-like, which translates to MAKQYDILFRILLLGDSGVGKTCMLRRFTDKEFDTGHISTIGVDFKMKTLEIDGIKVRVQIWDTAGQERYQTITKQYYRRAQGIIFVYDITSESSFQHIVKWATDVDEYAPEKVQRILVGNKSDEETRRRVTREEGSKLAERYGMDFFETSASTSHNIEKSFNRVTELVLQAHKRDVDNLLGSLDDYLNKAGLDENGQDNSIRRVCACARMF; encoded by the exons ATGGCTAAGCAGTACGATATTTTATTCCGGATTCTCCTACTCGGGGATTCAGGTGTCGGTAAGACATGTATGCTGCGTCGCTTCACGGACAAAGAGTTCGATACAGGACATATCTCCACCATCG GTGTGGACTTTAAAATGAAAACTCTAGAAATAGATGGAATCAAGGTGCGGGTACAaatatg ggacaCCGCCGGTCAGGAACGCTATCAGACTATTACCAAACAGTACTACAGGCGTGCACAG GGTATCATCTTTGTTTATGACATCACCAGCGAGTCCTCCTTTCAGCACATCGTCAAGTGGGCCACCGACGTTGACGAG TACGCACCGGAAAAGGTGCAGAGGATTTTGGTCGGAAACAAATCAGACGAAGAGACCAGGAGGCGAGTgacgagggaggaaggaagcaag CTGGCGGAAAGGTACGGAATGGATTTCTTCGAAACCAGCGCGTCCACGAGCCACAACATCGAAAAG TCATTCAATCGGGTGACAGAACTGGTGCTGCAGGCTCACAAGAGGGACGTGGACAACCTGCTGGGATCTCTGGATGATTATTTAAACAAGGCCGGGTTGGACGAAAACGGTCAAGATAATAGCATTCGGAGAGTTTGTGCCTGTGCCAGAATGTTTTAA
- the LOC125980425 gene encoding protein max, translating to MSENDDIEVDSDADKRAHHNALERKRRDHIKDSFHGLRDSVPALQGEKSSVKQASRAQILDKATEYIQYMRRKNHTHQQDIDDLKKQNALLEQQVRALEKAKGNNQLQSNYSSDSSLYTNRKGSAVSAFDGGSDSSSESEPEEPPTRKRLRVEPS from the exons ATGAGCGAAAACGATGACATCGAAGTCGACAGCGAT GCAGACAAGCGAGCACATCACAACGCGCTGGAGCGTAAACGCAGGGACCACATCAAAGACAGCTTTCACGGTTTACGAGACTCGGTGCCTGCATTGCAAGGAGAGAAG AGCTCTGTTAAACAGGCTTCGCGAGCCCAGATTCTCGACAAAGCCACTGAGTACATTCAATACATGAGACGAAAAAATCACACCCACCAGCAAGACATTGACGACTTAAAGAAGCAGAATGCGCTGCTGGAACAGCAGG TGCGTGCTCTGGAGAAAGCCAAGGGCAACAATCAGCTGCAGAGCAACTATTCCTCTGACAGCAGCCTGTACACCAACCGCAAAGGGAGCGCCGTGTCGGCCTTTGACGGCGGCTCCGACTCCAGCTCGGAATCGGAGCCCGAGGAGCCTCCGACCAGGAAGAGGCTGCGCGTGGAGCCCAGCTAG
- the LOC125980430 gene encoding hepatic sodium/bile acid cotransporter yields the protein MNATDINHEGNMSVNGNMSILNISPPLNNALNTFSIIILFITMISLGCTMEISKIKSHLLKPKGVAIAMVTQFGIMPLTAFTLAKLLKMNSVKAVTVLICGCCPGGNLSNIFTLALKGDMNLSIVMTTCSCIAALGLMPLLLLIYCQGFSGLENAVPYLGILSALTFTLLPCAMGIMLNHYKPKYTPVVLKSGLGILIISSIIVFTLSGVAVKDMLWMILTADIISVAALMPLIGFIFGYVISVICRLSSKCCRTVSVETGCQNIQLCLAILKVGFPPEVIGPMFLFPLLYYIFQCGEALLLTVCFRCYQMVKSPSEETRINTNVNVKQEEVKPPE from the exons ATGAATGCGACGGACATCAACCATGAAGGCAACATGTCTGTCAATGGCAACATGAGCATCCTGAACATATCTCCACCTCTCAACAATGCCCTCAACACCTTCTCCATCATCATCCTCTTCATCACCATGATATCCCTCGGGTGCACCATGGAGATTTCCAAAATCAAGAGTCATCTCCTCAAGCCTAAGGGAGTGGCCATCGCCATGGTGACCCAATTCGGCATCATGCCCTTGACTGCGTTCACACTGGCCAAATTGCTGAAGATGAATTCTGTGAAAGCGGTGACCGTGCTCATATGTGGCTGCTGCCCTGGAGGAAACCTATCCAACATCTTCACTTTAGCCCTAAAGGGTGATATGAATCTCAG TATTGTGATGACCACATGCTCCTGCATTGCAGCTCTGGGTCTGATGCCCTTGCTGCTTTTGATTTACTGCCAAGGCTTCAGCGGCTTGGAGAACGCAGTGCCCTACTTGGGCATCCTGAGCGCTCTCACTTTCACCCTGCTACCTTGCGCTATGGGCATCATGCTCAATCACTACAAACCCAAATATACACCAGTTGTCCTGaaa TCTGGCCTGGGCATTTTGATTATCTCCAGCATCATTGTGTTCACTTTATCTGGTGTGGCGGTCAAAGACATGCTGTGGATGATCCTGACGGCCGACATTATTTCCGTGGCGGCTCTGATGCCCCTCATAGGCTTCATTTTCGGATATGTCATATCTGTCATATGCAGATTAAGCTCAAA ATGCTGCAGGACCGTCTCCGTGGAAACAGGCTGTCAGAACATCCAGCTGTGCTTGGCTATTTTGAAGGTGGGCTTTCCTCCGGAGGTCATCGGGCCCATGTTCCTCTTCCCTTTGCTTTACTACATATTCCAGTGCGGAGAGGCTCTTCTCCTGACTGTGTGCTTCAGATGTTACCAGATGGTCAAGTCACCAAGTGAGG agACAAGAATAAATACGAATGTCAACGTGAAACAAGAGGAGGTAAAACCGCCTGAGTGA
- the LOC125980428 gene encoding sushi domain-containing protein 6, translating into MCNAKTEATSSSRRTQACFVLLALAMRTSGQGSGCVRPVMVEHGSANVPKTNMGYFPVGTVLEYHCDSGYLIDGPSVLTCTALGHWSSEPPQCIHSDVCQPLHLPKNGGYTCHPSPCRKLSHGTVIEFYCDEGYILKGDYKYLTCQYGKWDSPVQISCVKEQGCVKPYMVENSWVNRTGTNRGLFPVGTVLQYSCDPGYLPDGPDILTCNSAGRWSSKPPNCTRSGGCLRPFMEQHLSSNLTDTNMATFPVGAVLRYRCDPGYRPDGPTIVSCSAVGHWSSEPPRCIRTNVCRPPYQPENGGYTCHPNPCRRLSHGTVIEYYCDEGYIMRGDYKYLTCQYGTWDGLVQIRCVMKQDHDTSLPLGMPTWSIVSTTAGSVALILLLMVLFVLLQPKLKSFHRREAGVLGHPVSIMVEGIQVTLPSYEEAVSNHAASSSTPNDESRVQIVLSEGQLQDTAPEAGPSSLDHSQMAVVHPTPPSTSSSSSSWTLEHAGAAAPPPDDQCGLPLLDSEVDCSDDMPLLKEA; encoded by the exons ATGTGCAATGCAAAGACAGAGGCAACGTCATCTAGCCGTCGGACCcaagcttgttttgttttgctggcACTGGCGATGAGAACCTCAGGGCAAGGTTCAG GTTGTGTCAGACCTGTCATGGTGGAGCATGGCTCGGCTAATGTGCCAAAAACCAACATGGGTTATTTTCCCGTGGGGACGGTCCTGGAGTACCATTGTGACTCTGGTTACCTGATAGATGGTCCGAGCGTCCTCACTTGCACCGCACTGGGTCACTGGTCTTCAGAACCACCACAGTGCATCCACAGTGATG TATGCCAACCTCTACACTTGCCAAAAAATGGCGGGTACACCTGCCACCCCTCTCCATGTCGCAAACTTTCTCACGGTACTGTGATTGAATTCTACTGCGATGAAGGCTACATCCTGAAGGGAGACTATAAATATCTTACCTGTCAATATGGGAAGTGGGACAGCCCGGTTCAGATTAGCTGCGTCAAAGAGCAAG GATGCGTGAAGCCGTACATGGTTGAAAACAGCTGGGTCAACCGCACGGGAACCAACAGGGGCTTGTTCCCTGTGGGTACCGTTCTGCAATACAGCTGTGACCCCGGTTACCTGCCAGACGGCCCTGACATTCTCACCTGCAACTCCGCGGGACGTTGGTCCTCCAAACCTCCAAACTGCACCCGGAGTGGCG GATGTTTGAGACCCTTCATGGAGCAGCACCTTTCTTCTAATCTGACCGACACCAACATGGCCACCTTCCCCGTGGGCGCTGTGCTGAGGTACCGCTGTGACCCGGGTTACCGGCCGGATGGACCCACTATCGTCAGCTGCTCTGCTGTGGGACATTGGTCCTCGGAACCTCCTCGCTGTATACGTACCAACG tatgCCGGCCTCCGTATCAACCGGAGAACGGAGGCTACACCTGCCACCCCAACCCGTGCAGAAGACTCTCCCACGGCACTGTGATCGAGTATTACTGCGACGAAGGCTACATTATGAGGGGAGattataaataccttacctgtcAATACGGCACGTGGGACGGCCTCGTGCAGATCCGCTGCGTAATGAAGCAAG ACCACGACACATCCTTACCGTTGGGGATGCCGACTTGGTCAATCGTGTCAACCACAGCTGGCTCAGTGGCCCTCATCCTGCTCTTGATGGTGCTCTTTGTGCTTCTGCAGCCAAAATTGAAGTCCTTTCATCG ACGGGAGGCGGGTGTATTAGGTCATCCCGTGTCCATCATGGTGGAGGGAATCCAGGTGACTCTGCCCTCGTACGAGGAGGCAGTCAGCAATCACGCTGCTTCGTCCTCGACCCCCAACGACGAGTCTCGCGTGCAAATCGTGTTGTCCGAGGGGCAGCTGCAGGACACGGCGCCCGAGGCCGGCCCCTCGTCCCTGGATCACTCGCAAATGGCCGTGGTGCACCCTACGCCACCTTCAacgtcctcctcatcctccagcTGGACTCTGGAGCACGCTGGCGCTGCGGCGCCGCCGCCCGACGACCAGTGCGGCCTCCCTCTACTCGATTCGGAGGTGGATTGTTCGGATG ATATGCCTTTGCTGAAGGAGGCCTGA
- the fsip1 gene encoding fibrous sheath-interacting protein 1, with amino-acid sequence MEMEIGVQDGSESVSRPASRESSETTRRSQYDINATDEEKQDPKLQRAIEEMKRLDELLSVCMCREKEAKRQRRQCQAKLWQELKDILPDDQSENSHEAMNARLFWALEAPIGSPEKEIESLFQTQIGEERADDFSELSESVCEDSDDGSHGDADKGKKRQRNFVKRNIELVRGKGGQLLLTQAEEERLAELLRDIDEEEEKSARGSDNKEDMWAVPVSASQGYAPEVSDMERLLAIDSKLCHFQPAVTPPSMQICYTLSDEERVSDTGLKHDGDIQPGEKVLQDIKERRMQEKQLLEIQRQLDLLGQDQEMTSEPERLSEEQLLCLLDRCELTETEPEP; translated from the exons ATGGAAATGGAAATCGGCGTACAAGATGGTTCAGAAAGCGTTTCAAGACCAGCATCAAGAGAATCTTCTGAGACCACACGGAGAA GTCAATATGATATTAATGCAACTGATGAAGAAAAGCAAGATCCAAAGCTGCAGAGGGCAATTGAGGAGATGAAGAGGCTTGATGAACTACTATCTGTATGCATGTGCAGAGAAAAAGAGGCCAAGCGTCAAAGAAGGCAATGCCAAGCTAAACTCTGGCAAGAGCTAAAG GACATCTTACCTGACGACCAATCCGAAAACAGCCATGAGGCCATGAATGCGAGGCTATTTTGGGCTTTGGAGGCACCGATTG GCTctccagagaaagaaattgagTCACTGTTTCAAACACAGATAG GTGAAGAGAGAGCAGATGACTTCAGCGAATTATCTGAGTCTGTGTGCGAGGACTCGGACGACGGGAGCCACGGTGACGCCgacaaaggcaaaaagagacagAGGAACTTTGTCAAGAGAAATATTGAG CTTGTCAGGGGCAAAGGAGGCCAACTGCTGTTGACACAGGCAGAGGAAGAACGTCTGGCCGAGCTTCTGCGAGACATtgacgaagaggaagaaaagaGTGCCAGAGGCTCAGACAACAAG GAGGACATGTGGGCCGTGCCGGTGTCGGCGAGCCAAGGTTACGCCCCGGAGGTGTCCGACATGGAGCGGCTGCTTGCCATTGACTCCAAACTTTGTCATTTCCAGCCTGCCGTGACACCGCCCTCAATGCAAATCTGCTATACGCTCTCAGATGAG GAACGTGTCTCGGACACCGGCCTCAAACACGATGGGGACATTCAGCCAGGAGAGAAGGTCCTGCAGGACATCAAGGAAAGGAGGATGCAGGAGAAGCAGCTTCTGGAGATCCAACGGCAGCTGGACCTTCTGGGCCAGGACCAGGAGATGACG